The segment TTACGATTTGGGAACAGGCGCGTCACTGGAAAGGACGACCACCGACCATTGGGATAATAATTTTGAATTAAAAAAGCATAGCTTTGCTGACGATTTTTGAGTAAATTCGGCAGGCGTGCCCTACTCTCGTGTGATAGCGCTTCATCTGAATCGAGAAAAAGGATCCAATCCTCCGTCGCATAGTCAATGGCTAAATTCCGCGCTTTCCGAAAACTAAATGCTTCATGAGGATAGTGATACACCTTCGCGCCAAAACGATCAGCTATCCGCTTCGTTGCAAACGAAGACCCGCTGTCAATGAGGATGATTTCATCCGCGACATCAACAACACTGTGTAGGCACCGCACGAGCGACAAACCATCATTTTTCGTCAAAATGCATACACTGACTCCCATAAACAATCTCCTTTCCCCTACTAAATGTAAGCTATCATACCACCTTTTTTATCGTCTATCAATTCCGAAATTTTTAAACATAACATTATTTATGAACCTAGTCACTAAACTCTTATGATACTCGACCTTTCCAAGCCAAAAGGTCTTCCGATTAATATGAAAACCGAATCTGGATCACCTGCACGTCATGCATCCTATTCGTTCCCTTGTTGTTCAATGCGTTTAATCATGGACAAGATTTCTTAAACGATTCATCTCTTAATAAAAACATTGATGACACAAAGAAGGCCCCCTGCATTGAGAGGACCTCACGTTTATGCCTGTACAGCCGCTTTCGCTTCCGTCTGTTTATCACGAAAGCCGACAGTGAAAAACAACAGCGACAGAAGGGCAATCCCGGCTGGAATGAGCCAAAACACTGGCCACTGTCCAAGCGTCATGACGCCGTCAGCACCAGCGAAGACACGGTACAATTGGCCTCCGCTCGTCGCGCCTAAAAATACCCCGAGCCCTTGCGTCGCAAAGACGAGAAGCGTCTGAGCTTGCGCTTTGGCGTGCTTTGGCGATTTTTCCTGCGCGTACATAAAGCCGGTCACAAAACAAAAGTTAAAACAAATCCCGTGCAAGGCAATACCACCGATCAACAGCCATTCCCACCCCATACCGGCACCAACAGCAAAAATAACGTACCGAAGAGACCAGGCAAGAATGCCGATGATAAACATCCATTTAAAGCCTAAGCGTTTGAGAAAAAACGGCACCATGAGCATAAAGATAAATTCCGTCACTTGACCGATGCTCATGACACTGCTGATCGCCTTCATATCGGTCTCCCCTAGAAATGGCGACGTAAACGAATAGTAAAAGCCCATTGGAATGGAGATTAACACAGACGCAATGATAAAGACGAAAAAGTGGCGATCTTTCAGCAGCCCCCATGCGTCCTTAAACAATAAATCGTTCAGCGAAAACGGTTTTCCTTTTGCCGGCGGCGGCGTGTGCGGCAGTGTTAATGCGTAGGCGCTGTAAATGATCGACGCGACCCCTGCCAACACAAAAATACTCGTATCCGAAGACAAACCAGAAAAACCGACGACCATTCCGCCGACGACCCAGCCAAGCGTACCAAAGCTTCGCACAAATGGAAATTTTGCGTCATCGCTCATATTATGAAAGGAAATCGTATTCATCAACGCCTGTCCCGGCATATTTAACAGCATATAAACAAACAACACAACCGCAAACAGCTGGCCAGCCTGCGATTGAATTAAATAAGGAACGATTAATAATAAAACCCCTCCGAGCAAGTGCAACACCGATAGCACCTTTTGCGAAGGAAAAAAGCGATCGACGAGCATTCCTAAAAGGATCGGCGACAGCATCGCTGCCAAGGCACCAAAGGAATACATTGTACCTATCCATTCCCCTAAGCCGTGTGTGGCAAGGACAAGCCCTGCTGTCACATACCATGAGCTCCGGACAAACAGCTCTAAAAACATCATCGTACTCAAACGGAACGTCATCAAACGTGTTTGTAGCAAGGTTATGTCTCCTTTTTAATTTTAACGTGTTTAGCCAAGAAGTCTCCATCTTCAGCGATAAGGTAGAGATGAATTGGCTTTCGGTCAAGTACGTCTTTTTAGACGTACTAATTGACCGAACGTATGTTATCATAAGAGTATGAAGTGTTCTTTGAAAACTGGATATATGAGGTTGCATAGAGAAACTAATCATGCGAAAACCAAGCGAATCCTTCCATGCGTAAAATATCCAAGGTACGAAAGAAACTCCGAATCGTCGGACATCTAGGCAGGAACTTCCCAAAGTAACGCTCATGGAGACGAAAGGTTGCTTTCGTCGTGGAAGTGAGAAGCTCCCACTTCAAGCGAAGGCTAAGTGGTGAGTAGTTCACAATAGTACACCTATCGTACACCATTGCCTCAAAAACACAATAGAAAAAGCACCCTCAAATATGACTTTGAAGATGCTTGGGTTTGTTATGTATGGCGGAGGAAGAGGGATTCGAACCCCCGCGAGCCGTGAAGCCCCTGTCGGTTTTCAAGACCGATCCCTTCAGCCAGACTTGGGTATTCCTCCGTGCCGACAAAGAATAATATATCATTATCGGCCAAGCATGTCAAATACTCTTTAAGAATTTTTTTCGATTTTTTCACGCATGCCCATATACGGTCTGAGGGCCTCTGGGATCATGACGGAACCGTCGGCCTGCTGATAGTTTTCTAAGACCGCTGCCACTGTACGTCCAACCGCTAAACCAGATGCATTTAACGTATGCACATGTTCAGGCTTACCATTTTCTCGGCGCATCCGAATATTCGCCCGGCGTGCTTGGAAATCCTCCGTATTACTGCTAGAAGAAATCTCACGGTACGTATTGTAGCTAGGCAGCCACACTTCGATGTCATACGTTTTTGCAGCAGAGAACCCGAGATCGCCAGTACACAAATTTACGACGCGATAAGGCAATTTGAGCGCTTTTAAAATTTCTTCAGCGTGACCCGTCAGCTCTTCTAACGCTTCATAAGATTTCTCTGGCGGGACAAAACGGACCAATTCGACTTTATTAAATTGGTGCAGACGGATCAGCCCGCGTGTGTCACGTCCGGCAGCGCCAGCCTCAGAGCGGAAGTTCGTGCTGAAGGCGACGAAATCTTTCGGGACGTCTTCCTCTTTTAAAATTTCGTCACGGTACAAGTTTGTCACGGGCACTTCTGCCGTCGGGATCAGAAAGTAATCCTCGTCTTCAATCGCAAAGACGTCCTCAGCGAATTTCGGAAACTGCCCTGTACCTATCAGGCTGTCACGGTTCACTATTTGTGGCGGAATGACTTCCTCATAGCCGTGATGCTCTGCGTGATAATCCATCATGAAATTGAGCAATGCCCGCTCTAGACGGGCACCTAAGCCTTTATAAAAGACAAAGCGGCTTCCAGTCACTTTTGCTGCCCGCTCAAAGTCGAGCAAGTCTAAATCACTAGCGATATCCCAATGCGCCTGTGGCGTAAAGGAAAATTCGCGCGTCTCCCCCCACTGCCGGACTTCCACATTGTCGTCTTCAGTTTCGCCGGTCGGAACGCTTTCGTGCGGCACATTCGGTACGCGCAGCATAACAACCTCAATCTGTGCTTCGACTTCGCGCAGTTCGTCATCGAGCGTCTTAATCTGATCGCCAACTTTCCTCATTTCGACGATCAGCTCATCTGCATTTTCGCCTTTTTTCTTCAACTGAGGGATTTGCTTAGACACTTCATTTCGCCGGCCTTTTAACTCTTCAACAGATTGAATAAGCTCCCTTCGCTTTTCATCAAGCGCTACAGCTTTTTCAAGACCAAAGGTGTCTCCACGCTTTTGAAGCTGTTTAACAATATCATCAAACTCGCTGCGGACGACTTTCATATCTAACATGTGACCCTTCCTCCTTTATCAATGATTTGCTTGAATCGCCTTTAAAAACGAAAAAAAACACCCACCCCTATGAAAAGGGACGAGTGTTGACCCGCGTTGCCACCCCGCTTGAAAGCTGTCTGCTTTCCGCTCTCACCAGATAACGGCTGGCCGCCGGTCCTTCTTTCAAAGGCCGTTCAAGAAGTGGATTCCCCCTGGCTTTTTACCGGTTCACAGCAACCACCGGCTCTCTGGAAAAAAGACATAGGTACTAGCTTCTCTCAATACGTTTATAGCTCTAGTATAACGAGTTGTTTCATCAAAAGCAAACAGACTATGCCGAAAGCGCTGCTTTTGATTGTTGCACAAGCTTTAAAAAATGTTCAGTCATGCGGTGATCCCCGGTAAGCTCAGGGTGAAAAGCGGTCGCCAGCCAATGCTTCTGCTGCACCGCAACGATGCGTTCCCCAAGACGGGCGAGGACGTTCACTTCCGAGCCAACGGACACAATGGACGGCGCACGGATAAACACAGCTTCAAATGCGTCGGCAACCCCTTCGATGTGTAAGGTTTCTTCAAAGCTTTCCCGTTGCCTGCCGAAAGCATTCCTTTCGACGGTCATGTCGATCAGACCAAGATGCACGTGATCACTGTTTTGAATGCGCGCCGCCAGCATGATGAGCCCTGCACATGTGCCAAACACAGGCTTCTCCTCGGCAAAGGATTTCAGCGGCTCAATGAAGCCATATGCATCCATCAGCTTGCGAATTGCTGTGCTTTCCCCACCAGGAATAATTAAGCCGTCAATCGACGCTAATTGATCCGGTGTTTTAACGGTCAGCGCTCGCGCACCCAACGCTTCTACCGCCCGTACGTGCTCTCGAAATGCACCTTGTAAGCTTAATACGCCAATCGTGATGTCCATCGCACCGCACTCCTTTGTTTACTGACTCCGGTCTTGCATCCGGTCTTCTGCGCCCAAACGACCAATCTCTAGTCCTGGCATTGCTGCACCCAAGTCTTTTGACAGCTGAGCAATACGCTCATAATCTTGATAATGCGTCGTTGCTTCAACAATCGCACGCGCATATTTTTCCGGATTAGACGATTTAAAGATCCCTGAACCGACGAAGACACCGTCTGCACCAAGCTCCATCATTAACGCTGCATCGGCAGGCGTCGCAATGCCACCTGCGGCAAAGTTAACAACAGGAAGACGACCATTTTCACGGATCTCCAGCAACAACTCATAAGGTGCACCAAGATTCTTCGCTTCAGTCATCAGCTCGTCCGGTGACATCGACGAAATCTGACGGATTTGCGATTGCACTTTTCGCATATGACGAACCGCTTCGACGATGTTTCCAGTCCCAGGTTCACCCTTTGTCCGCAGCATCGACGAGCCTTCGCCAATTCGACGTGTTG is part of the Litoribacterium kuwaitense genome and harbors:
- a CDS encoding MFS transporter, translating into MLQTRLMTFRLSTMMFLELFVRSSWYVTAGLVLATHGLGEWIGTMYSFGALAAMLSPILLGMLVDRFFPSQKVLSVLHLLGGVLLLIVPYLIQSQAGQLFAVVLFVYMLLNMPGQALMNTISFHNMSDDAKFPFVRSFGTLGWVVGGMVVGFSGLSSDTSIFVLAGVASIIYSAYALTLPHTPPPAKGKPFSLNDLLFKDAWGLLKDRHFFVFIIASVLISIPMGFYYSFTSPFLGETDMKAISSVMSIGQVTEFIFMLMVPFFLKRLGFKWMFIIGILAWSLRYVIFAVGAGMGWEWLLIGGIALHGICFNFCFVTGFMYAQEKSPKHAKAQAQTLLVFATQGLGVFLGATSGGQLYRVFAGADGVMTLGQWPVFWLIPAGIALLSLLFFTVGFRDKQTEAKAAVQA
- the pdxS gene encoding pyridoxal 5'-phosphate synthase lyase subunit PdxS; the encoded protein is MGRTGTDRVKRGMAEMQKGGVIMDVVNAEQAKIAEAAGAVAVMALERVPSDIRAAGGVARMADPTIVEEVLNAVSVPVMAKARIGHITEARVLESMGVDYIDESEVLTPADEEFHIDKRGFTVPFVCGCRDIGEATRRIGEGSSMLRTKGEPGTGNIVEAVRHMRKVQSQIRQISSMSPDELMTEAKNLGAPYELLLEIRENGRLPVVNFAAGGIATPADAALMMELGADGVFVGSGIFKSSNPEKYARAIVEATTHYQDYERIAQLSKDLGAAMPGLEIGRLGAEDRMQDRSQ
- the pdxT gene encoding pyridoxal 5'-phosphate synthase glutaminase subunit PdxT, with the translated sequence MDITIGVLSLQGAFREHVRAVEALGARALTVKTPDQLASIDGLIIPGGESTAIRKLMDAYGFIEPLKSFAEEKPVFGTCAGLIMLAARIQNSDHVHLGLIDMTVERNAFGRQRESFEETLHIEGVADAFEAVFIRAPSIVSVGSEVNVLARLGERIVAVQQKHWLATAFHPELTGDHRMTEHFLKLVQQSKAALSA
- the serS gene encoding serine--tRNA ligase → MLDMKVVRSEFDDIVKQLQKRGDTFGLEKAVALDEKRRELIQSVEELKGRRNEVSKQIPQLKKKGENADELIVEMRKVGDQIKTLDDELREVEAQIEVVMLRVPNVPHESVPTGETEDDNVEVRQWGETREFSFTPQAHWDIASDLDLLDFERAAKVTGSRFVFYKGLGARLERALLNFMMDYHAEHHGYEEVIPPQIVNRDSLIGTGQFPKFAEDVFAIEDEDYFLIPTAEVPVTNLYRDEILKEEDVPKDFVAFSTNFRSEAGAAGRDTRGLIRLHQFNKVELVRFVPPEKSYEALEELTGHAEEILKALKLPYRVVNLCTGDLGFSAAKTYDIEVWLPSYNTYREISSSSNTEDFQARRANIRMRRENGKPEHVHTLNASGLAVGRTVAAVLENYQQADGSVMIPEALRPYMGMREKIEKNS